In a single window of the Cygnus olor isolate bCygOlo1 chromosome 5, bCygOlo1.pri.v2, whole genome shotgun sequence genome:
- the VTI1B gene encoding vesicle transport through interaction with t-SNAREs homolog 1B, with protein sequence MASRGAASSEHLERLHDIFRGLHADLRGAAQRLRHGAAEEKKKLVREFDEKQREANETLREMEEELKYAPLPFRNQMMSKIRAYRRDLSVFQREIRSTDLGLGPGSQGDMKYGIFSTENEQSTNLQSQRVLLLQGTDSLNRASQSIERSHRIAAETDQIGTDIIEELGEQREQLERTKSRLVNTSENLSKSRKILRSMSRRVATNKLLLSIIIILELAILGGVVYYKFFRSK encoded by the exons ATGGCGAGCCGCGGGGCCGCGTCCTCGGAGCACCTGGAGCGGCTGCACGACATCTTCCGCGGGCTGCACGCCGACCTGCGCGGGGCCGCCCAGCGACTGCGCCACGGCGCCGCCG aagagaaaaaaaagctagttCGAGAGTTTGATGAGAAACAACGTGAAGCAAATGAAACG ctaCGGGAAATGGAGGAAGAGTTGAAGTATGCTCCTCTGCCGTTCCGCAACCAAATGATGAGCAAAATCCGGGCGTACAGAAGAGACCTCTCCGTCTTCCAGAGAGAGATTAGAAGCACAGATTTGGGATTGGGCCCTGGAAGTCAAGGGGATATGAAATATGGAATCTTCTCCACAGAAAACGAACAGAGT ACTAATCTGCAGTCACAGAGGGTACTGCTTCTCCAGGGAACAGACAGTCTGAACCGAGCCAGTCAGAGCATTGAGCGCTCGCACCGAATTGCGGCTGAGACAGATCAGATTGGCACTGATATAATTGAAGAACTTGGGGAGCAGCGAGAGCAACTGGAACGCACCAAGAGCAGA TTGGTGAATACAAGTGAAAACTTGAGCAAGAGTCGTAAGATTCTGCGTTCCATGTCCAGGAG AGTAGCCACTAATAAATTGTTGCTGTCAATCATCATCATCCTGGAACTAGCCATCCTAGGAGGAGTGGTCTACTACAAGTTCTTTCGCAGCAAATGA
- the LOC121070741 gene encoding retinol dehydrogenase 12-like codes for MAAAGVSYWGAALGAAVGFPLLLLAAAPCIRRFVAGGRCESAARLDGKAAVITGANTGIGKETARELARRGARVIIACRDTAKGEAAASEIRAETGNPQVIVKKLDLADTKSIREFADNFLAEEKKLHILINNAGVMLCPYSKTADGFEMHLGVNHLGHFLLTFLLLERLKQSAPARIVNVSSLGHHGGRIRFHDLNGEKSYNRGLAYCHSKLANVLFTRELARRLQGTKVTANALHPGSVHTELVRHSLAMTWLWRIFSFFLKTPWEGAQTSVYCAVAEELESVTGQYFSDCRPAYVSSWGRDDETAKKLWNVSCELLGIHWD; via the exons atggcggcggcgggggtGAGCTACTGGGGGGCCGCGCTGGGCGCCGCCGTCGGCTTcccgctgctcctgctggccgCGGCGCCCTGCATCAG GAGGTTCGTGGCGGGCGGGCGGTGCGAGTCTGCCGCCCGGCTGGACGGGAAGGCGGCGGTCATCACCGGGGCCAACACCGGCATCGGCAAGGAGACGGCCCGGGAGCTGGCGCGGAGAG GGGCGAGGGTGATCATCGCTTGCAGAGACACAGCGAAGGGAGAAGCTGCAGCCAGTGAAATCCGGGCAGAGACAGGGAACCCACAGGTCATTGTGAAAAAACTGGACTTGGCTGATACTAAGTCCATCCGGGAGTTTGCTGACAACTTTCTAGCAG AGGAGAAGAAGCTCCATATCCTCATTAATAATGCTGGGGTAATGTTATGCCCTTACTCCAAGACAGCTGATGGCTTTGAGATGCACCTGGGAGTCAATCATCTTG GTCACTTTCTTTTAACCTTCCTGTTGCTGGAGCGTCTGAAGCAGTCGGCCCCGGCCCGCATAGTGAACGTGTCCTCACTGGGTCATCATGGAGGCCGAATCCGCTTCCATGACCTCAATGGTGAGAAGAGCTACAATCGTGGCCTCGCCTACTGTCACAGCAAGTTGGCCAACGTGCTTTTCACCCGGGAGCTGGCGAGGCGGCTGCAAG GCACTAAAGTTACAGCCAATGCTCTCCACCCTGGCTCTGTCCATACTGAGCTGGTCCGGCACTCGTTAGCAATGACGTGGCTGTGGAGGATATTCTCATTCTTCTTGAAGACTCCTTGGGAAGGAGCTCAGACCAGTGTGTACTGTGCAGTAGCAGAGGAGCTAGAATCTGTGACAGGACAGTATTTCAG TGATTGCCGGCCAGCATATGTATCTTCATGGGGTCGGGATGATGAGACAGCAAAGAAGCTCTGGAACGTGAGTTGTGAGCTCCTTGGCATCCACTGGGACTGA